One genomic region from Colletotrichum lupini chromosome 7, complete sequence encodes:
- a CDS encoding lysyl-tRNA synthetase, producing the protein MTLIQSLRLLRPATRTPQVARLAQSFHVGRPSGASVQDGPGGKRQKKDRVAKGTEQQGQQDTPAQSEAVRISEFKKMRLQALEEVREKGVIKETHPRLVHRKKPMSVPAFRKVWEKKELSDPGNAEVVTLYGTQNEIQVVVPQEQQQSPQQLVAGGATGRVQSVRLHGNKLVFVTIVNEFEKIQGMINYRNLGAHSPDMNIDTFKLFARLIEKGDHISITGRPTRTSTGELTLQAVVLPELLSPAMEQIPQTLTDPATKAAKRHVDMMVNPEVADVLRMRSHITKYMRDYFHDKSFLEFQTPILAENAGGAVARSFTTQATEFPSKELSLRIAPELWLKRLVVGGVHKVFEIGPAFRNEGIDGTHNPEFTMCEFYSAYTNLPELIDRTEELLSGLATHCQELIDTKLTSLQPVDLSKFARPFRQLEFIPALEEALGFRFPKLTGKDAYSELVAVLALSKIEVPGGVPPTMPKLLDRLAAIYLEPKSFEGPLFITHHPTCMSPLAKSFVCPKTLQLVSARTELFVNGRELANMYEEENDPAAQARKLAEHRFFGTGKDAAPLEADDPHPLRDAPLDKSYIRALEAGLPPTGGWGCGVERLVMLFSGASRISDCLSFGTLRNVVGLSAEGPQNQSEAGSSTQAEESTSNQSGESPS; encoded by the exons ATGACTTTAATTCAGAGTCTACGGCTTTTGCGGCCGGCAACACGCACACCACAAGTTGCCAGACTAGCCCAGTCCTTCCACGTCGGTCGACCAAGTGGCGCCAGCGTCCAGGATGGGCCCGGAGGGAAGAGGCAGAAGAAGGATAGGGTAGCAAAGGGGACGGAGCAGCAGGGTCAGCAGGACACGCCAGCACAGAGTGAAGCGGTTAGGATATCAGAGTTCAAAAAGATGCGCCTCCAGGCGCTGGAGGAAGTGCGCGAAAAGGGCGTGATTAAGGAGACGCATCCGCGACTGGTCCATCGCAAGAAGCCCATGTCGGTCCCGGCCTTTAGGAAGGTttgggagaagaaggagttGAGTGACCCTGGCAACGCCGAGGTCGTCACCCTGTATGGTACGCAGAATGAAATACAAGTCGTCGTCCCACaagagcagcagcagtcGCCGCAGCAGCTTGTGGCCGGCGGC GCCACAGGCCGCGTCCAATCCGTTCGTCTCCACGGGAACAAGCTCGTCTTCGTCACTATTGTCAATGAGTTCGAGAAGATCCAGGGCATGATCAATTATCGTAATCTCGGCGCCCACTCGCCTGACATGAACATTGATACCTTTAAGCTCTTTGCCCGGCTGATCGAGAAGGGCGACCACATCT CCATCACCGGCCGGCCCACGCGCACAAGCACCGGCGAGCTCACGCTTCAAGCCGTTGTGCTTCCGGAGCTGCTGTCCCCCGCGATGGAGCAGATCCCCCAGACCCTGACGGACCCAGCGACCAAGGCCGCGAAGCGTCATGTCGACATGATGGTCAACCCCGAAGTCGCCGACGTCTTGCGCATGCGCTCCCACATCACAAAGTACATGCGCGATTACTTCCACGACAAGTCCTTCCTCGAGTTCCAGACGCCCATCCTCGCCGAGAACGCTGGCGGCGCCGTCGCCCGCTCCTTCACCACCCAGGCCACAGAGTTCCCTTCCAAGGAGCTTTCCCTGCGCATCGCCCCGGAGCTCTGGCTCAAACGCctcgtcgtcggcggcgTCCACAAGGTGTTTGAGATCGGCCCGGCCTTCCGCAACGAAGGCATCGACGGCACGCACAACCCAGAGTTCACAATGTGCGAGTTCTACAGCGCCTACACCAACCTCCCCGAGCTCATCGACCGCACCGAGGAGCTTCTCTCCGGCCTGGCCACACATTGTCAGGAGCTCATCGATACCAAACTTACCTCCCTCCAGCCCGTCGACCTCTCCAAGTTCGCCCGCCCCTTCCGCCAGCTCGAATTCATCCCGGCCCTCGAGGAGGCCCTCGGCTTCCGCTTCCCAAAACTGACCGGTAAAGACGCCTACTCGGAGCTCGTCGCCGTGCTGGCCCTCAGCAAGATCGAGGTGCCCGGCGGCGTCCCGCCCACCATGCCCAAGCTCCTCGACCGCCTGGCGGCCATCTACCTCGAGCCCAAATCCTTCGAGGGCCCCCTCTTCATCACGCACCACCCGACCTGCATGTCCCCGCTCGCAAAGAGCTTCGTCTGCCCCAAGACGCTGCAGCTCGTGTCGGCGCGGACGGAGCTCTTCGTCAACGGCCGCGAGCTGGCCAACATGTACGAGGAGGAGAACGACCCGGCCGCGCAGGCGCGCAAGCTCGCCGAGCACCGCTTCTTCGGCACCGGCAAGGACGCCGCGCCGCTCGAGGCGGACGACCCGCACCCGCTCAGGGACGCGCCGCTCGACAAGAGCTATATCCGGGCGCTCGAGGCTGGGTTGCCGCCGACGGGTGGCTGGGGGTGTGGTGTGGAGAGGCTCGTCATGTTGTTCTCTGGCGCCAGCCGGATCAGCGATTGTTTGAGTTTTGGCACGTTGAGGAACGTGGTTGGGTTGTCGGCTGAGGGGCCGCAGAATCAGTCTGAGGCGGGTTCTTCTACCCAGGCTGAGGAGTCTACGTCTAACCAGTCGGGGGAGTCTCCTTCCTGA
- a CDS encoding Tim10/DDP family zinc finger, producing MSFFGMGRPKLSSDEKIAMAEQEMRLLADMHNRLTKICQTKCLPDYREGDLNKGESVCLDRCAAKFFEAHMKASEVMQSESQKRGGGGMGGGMF from the exons ATGTCTTTCTTCGGAATGGGCCGCCCCAAGCTGTCTTCGGACGAGAAGATCGCCATGGCCGAGCAGGAGATGCGTCTGCTGGCTGATATGCACAACCG CCTGACCAAGATCTGCCAAACCAAGTGCCTCCCCGACTACCGTGAGGGCGACCTCAACAAGGGCGAGTCCGTCTGCCTCGACCGCTGCGCCGCAAAGTTCTTTGAGGCGCACATGAAGGCCTCCGAGGTGATGCAGAGCGAGAGCCAGAagagaggcggcggcggtatGGGTGGTGGCATGTTCTAA